A genomic window from Streptomyces sp. MST-110588 includes:
- a CDS encoding globin, translating into MNKIPRGTLQEQTFYEQVGGEETFRRLAHRFYQGVAEDPLLRPMYPEEDLGPAEERLALFLVQYWGGPRTYSDRRGHPRLRMRHAPFTVDRAAHDAWLRHMRDAVNSLGLSEEHATQLWNYMTYAAASLINTD; encoded by the coding sequence GTGAACAAGATTCCGCGCGGCACGCTTCAGGAGCAGACCTTTTACGAGCAGGTCGGCGGCGAGGAGACCTTCCGCCGTCTGGCGCACCGCTTCTACCAGGGAGTGGCCGAGGACCCGCTGCTGCGGCCGATGTACCCGGAAGAGGACCTGGGCCCGGCCGAGGAGCGGCTGGCCCTCTTCCTCGTCCAGTACTGGGGCGGGCCCCGTACGTACAGTGACAGGCGCGGCCACCCCCGCCTGCGGATGCGGCACGCCCCCTTCACCGTCGACCGCGCCGCCCACGACGCCTGGCTGCGGCACATGCGCGACGCGGTGAACTCGCTCGGCCTGTCCGAGGAGCACGCGACGCAGTTGTGGAACTACATGACGTACGCGGCGGCTTCCTTGATCAACACCGACTGA